Proteins co-encoded in one Arachis hypogaea cultivar Tifrunner chromosome 13, arahy.Tifrunner.gnm2.J5K5, whole genome shotgun sequence genomic window:
- the LOC112735225 gene encoding uncharacterized protein has protein sequence MPGTVAVLRTCPVRVGGQLDESHAYFHRLFWTFPPCIEAFRHYKPLVSIDGTHLYGKYGRMLLVAIAHDGNSNILPVAFALVEGENAESWSFFLSHLRQHVTPQPGLLVISDRHNGIKAVLEAPDGGWLPPAAYRAFCIRHVAANFALTFKGKDARRLLVNAAYAKTEVEFDYWFDILRSENPAMCDWANRIEYSLWTQYCDEGRRFGHMTTNISECVNSILKGVRNLPVCSLVKATYGRLAELFVRKGREAEAQMGTGQQFSQYLVKCIEANLKTARCFTVTVYDRDNSEYTVAEMTPTGSFSLGTYRVSLGSQTCDCGYFQALHFPCPHALACCAYSRLTWMPYVHQVYRLSSVFSVYQMGFTPPIPEGFWSPYGGPTVIPDPNMRRAKEGRPRSTRIRTNMDDADPNRPKRCGLCRQPGHTRQSFLQAGRPTGTAGNE, from the coding sequence ATGCCTGGCACTGTAGCAGTCCTCAGGACTTGTCCTGTTCGAGTTGGGGGACAGCTGGACGAGTCTCATGCTTATTTTCATAGGCTGTTCTGGACTTTCCCCCCTTGTATCGAGGCCTTTCGTCATTACAAGCCCTTGGTGagtattgacggcacccatctaTATGGCAAGTATGGGAGAATGTTGCTTGTCGCGATTGCACatgacgggaactccaacatactccctGTGGCATTTGCACTAgttgagggtgagaatgctgagtcatggtctttctttctctcccaccttcGTCAGCACGTGACACCTCAGCCGGGTCTGTTAGTcatttcagataggcataacggcatcaaggcagTGCTTGAGGCTCCCGATGGGGGATGGCTACCTCCGGCTGCATACAGGGCGTTCTGCATTCGACACGTTGCAGCTAATTTCGCCCTCACCTTCAAGGGAAAAGATGCCCGGAGGCTTCTTGTGAACGCCGCATATGCGAAGACCGAAGTGGAGTTCGACTACTGGTTTGACATTCTGCGCTCTGAGAATCCGGCAATGTGTGACTGGGCAAACCGAATTGAGTATTCGTTGTGGACACAATACTGTGATGAGGGTCGGAGATTCGGGCACATGACCACCAATATTTCTGAGTGTGTGAATTCAATCCTGAAGGGGGTAAGGAACCTCCCTGTGTGCTCGCTGGTTAAGGCCACATACGGAAGGCTGGCGGAGCTATTTGTCCGTAAGGGGAGGGAAGCCGAGGCTCAGATGGGTaccggacaacaattcagtcaataCCTAGTAAAGTGTATCGAGGCCAACCTGAAGACagccaggtgcttcacggtgactgtTTATGACAGGGATAACTCGGAGTACACGGTGGCAGAGATGACTCCGACAGGTTCATTCTCACTTGGTACCTACAGGGTCTCACTAGGGTCTCAGACTTGTGATTGTGGATACTTCCAAgcacttcatttcccgtgtcCTCATGCATTGGCATGCTGTGCTTATTCACGTCTTACTTGGATGCCTTATGTCCACCAGGTCTATCGCCTTAGTTCCGTTTTCAGTGTCTATCAGATGGGATTTACACCTCCCATTCCGGAGGGATTCTGGTCACCTTATGGCGGGCCTACCGTTATACCGGATCCGAACATGAGGCGTGCGAAGGAGGGTCGTCCGAGGTCCACCCGCATTCGCACCAACATGGATGATGCAGATCCGAACCGGCCAAAGAGATGTGGCCTCTGCAGGCAGCCAGGACACACTCGTCAGAGTTTTTTGCAAGCCGGACGACCCACTGGGACAGCTGGGAATGAATAG